One window of the Nitrospira sp. genome contains the following:
- a CDS encoding heme-binding beta-barrel domain-containing protein, translating to MNTDLAKQLGPLASLAGVWEGDKGADVAPSDDRGTERNAFRERLTFEPFGPVKNHEQELYGLRYSTVAWRLGEDTPFHEDTGYWLWDATAKQVLRCFVVPRGVTVLAGGMVEADAKDFEISADAGSDTYGICSNKFLDREFKTVRYELKITVHGRDSFSYREDTQLKIKGQKELFHHTDANTVNRVG from the coding sequence ATGAATACTGATCTTGCGAAACAGCTCGGCCCTCTGGCTTCGCTCGCCGGCGTGTGGGAAGGAGACAAAGGGGCCGACGTGGCCCCATCAGACGATCGAGGGACGGAGCGGAATGCGTTTCGGGAACGGCTGACGTTCGAACCATTCGGGCCGGTGAAGAATCATGAGCAGGAGCTCTACGGGCTGCGGTATTCGACTGTGGCGTGGCGACTCGGTGAAGACACGCCGTTTCACGAGGACACCGGGTATTGGCTCTGGGATGCCACCGCCAAGCAGGTGCTGCGTTGTTTCGTCGTCCCGCGCGGGGTAACGGTGCTGGCCGGAGGAATGGTCGAGGCCGATGCGAAGGATTTTGAGATTTCAGCGGATGCGGGGTCGGATACCTATGGGATCTGCTCCAATAAGTTTCTCGACCGGGAGTTCAAGACTGTCCGGTATGAGCTCAAGATTACCGTGCATGGCCGGGACAGCTTCAGTTATAGAGAGGACACGCAGTTAAAGATCAAGGGGCAGAAGGAGCTCTTTCACCATACTGACGCCAATACAGTAAATCGAGTCGGATAG
- a CDS encoding SUMF1/EgtB/PvdO family nonheme iron enzyme, producing MDIRSAITTFMVMVMVMGLSCAASPVWADETVAPKSESTPTPVPAIPPVSVPNPTLPKPHAQDTEVKPPVKAQIPGASPESTGKEAAPGKIESTQTPSKPKVQEGEQKPPVKVPAASGPVDNVGKESGPTKPDSVPSPPKPKGQESEIKPPAKGPHPANGVVASKPVVQPPADITGKDGAPMVLVPASEFTMGSDKGDDDESPVHRVYVDTFYLDKFEVTNGRFAKFVEAIQSEPPWGFSDKDTPVTHADRPVRWVSWMDAMGYCLWAGKRLPTEAEWEKAARGTDGRIYPWGNEAPTPAHAVFGLKEGGGETVSPIGNRDKGRSAYGVHDLAGNLYEWVMDWYAEDFYTNFAKNPAINPRGPSEGTAKVQRGGSYINNPYRLRSSFRTKGDPTEQDPNVGFRCAQEVPKLP from the coding sequence ATGGACATTCGATCAGCGATTACCACGTTCATGGTGATGGTGATGGTGATGGGATTGTCTTGTGCCGCCTCCCCCGTATGGGCGGATGAGACGGTGGCCCCCAAGTCAGAATCGACTCCAACACCGGTTCCCGCGATTCCCCCTGTCTCAGTGCCCAACCCAACCCTGCCAAAACCCCATGCGCAGGACACTGAGGTGAAACCTCCGGTCAAGGCTCAGATTCCAGGAGCTTCGCCGGAAAGCACCGGTAAAGAAGCGGCTCCCGGAAAAATAGAATCAACTCAAACTCCATCCAAGCCGAAGGTACAAGAAGGCGAGCAGAAGCCTCCGGTCAAGGTGCCGGCTGCGAGTGGCCCGGTAGACAACGTGGGGAAGGAATCTGGTCCAACAAAGCCGGACTCCGTGCCATCGCCGCCCAAACCTAAGGGGCAGGAAAGCGAGATCAAACCCCCGGCGAAGGGTCCGCATCCTGCCAATGGTGTGGTGGCCTCAAAGCCCGTGGTTCAGCCGCCTGCGGACATCACCGGGAAGGACGGGGCTCCCATGGTGTTGGTGCCGGCCAGCGAGTTTACGATGGGCAGCGACAAAGGTGACGATGACGAGTCCCCCGTGCATCGTGTCTATGTCGACACCTTTTATCTCGACAAATTTGAAGTTACGAACGGGCGATTCGCCAAGTTTGTCGAGGCCATTCAGAGTGAACCGCCGTGGGGGTTTTCGGATAAGGATACGCCGGTGACTCATGCGGATCGGCCGGTACGCTGGGTGAGCTGGATGGATGCGATGGGGTATTGTCTCTGGGCCGGCAAGCGATTGCCTACCGAGGCAGAATGGGAGAAAGCGGCCCGCGGGACGGATGGGCGTATCTATCCCTGGGGAAACGAGGCGCCGACGCCGGCCCATGCGGTGTTTGGTTTGAAGGAAGGCGGTGGCGAGACCGTCTCTCCCATCGGCAATCGTGACAAAGGGAGGAGCGCGTACGGCGTCCACGACCTGGCCGGCAATCTCTATGAATGGGTGATGGATTGGTACGCGGAGGATTTTTATACCAATTTTGCCAAGAACCCGGCCATCAACCCGCGGGGGCCGAGCGAAGGGACGGCGAAGGTTCAGCGCGGAGGATCCTATATCAACAACCCCTATCGGCTACGGTCCTCGTTTCGAACAAAGGGCGATCCGACAGAACAAGATCCGAACGTCGGATTTCGCTGTGCGCAGGAGGTGCCCAAACTGCCGTAG
- a CDS encoding macro domain-containing protein — protein sequence MMIKEVTGDILLSKAGAVAHGIAPNDDFKQGLALALREQWPAMYKDFRHYCQTYNPKPGSLWSWKGPGSPVIINLFTQEAPDGHQSRPGKATVPNINHVLHALKKEIQDQKVTSLALPRLATGVGGLTWDEVQPLIQSTLKDAGIPVYVYTTYKKGVAAGE from the coding sequence ATGATGATTAAAGAAGTCACCGGTGACATCCTCCTCTCAAAGGCTGGCGCGGTCGCGCATGGCATTGCTCCCAACGACGACTTTAAGCAAGGGCTCGCGTTAGCCCTCCGGGAACAATGGCCCGCCATGTACAAAGACTTCCGCCACTATTGTCAGACCTACAATCCCAAGCCTGGAAGCCTGTGGAGCTGGAAAGGGCCGGGATCGCCCGTCATCATCAACCTGTTTACGCAAGAAGCGCCGGACGGCCATCAGAGCAGGCCCGGGAAAGCGACGGTGCCCAATATCAATCACGTCCTGCATGCGCTGAAGAAAGAAATCCAGGATCAGAAAGTCACGAGCTTGGCCTTGCCGCGCTTGGCCACCGGCGTAGGGGGACTCACCTGGGACGAGGTGCAGCCGTTAATTCAGTCCACACTGAAGGATGCCGGGATTCCGGTCTACGTGTATACGACGTATAAGAAAGGCGTGGCAGCAGGCGAGTAA
- a CDS encoding polyphosphate kinase 2 family protein — translation MKQYEVTSVGKFKLKAHDPDETGEYKKTDQGKDKAKADTAKLIARLAGLQERLYANATRSVLIVLQGMDTSGKDGTIRNVMSGVNPQGCKVVAFKVPSKDELAHDFLWRVHREVPPSGHIGIFNRSHYEDVLITRVHGWVSDAIVKRRFNQIKEFEELLHENGTVILKFFLHISKAEQKERLEARIADPEKRWKWNSGDLEERKLWDGYMQAFEDVISATSTKHAPWYIVPANRKWYRNLVVAERVVEALEGLKLTTPPGPEGVDFSTLKIV, via the coding sequence ATGAAACAGTATGAAGTGACATCAGTTGGAAAGTTTAAGCTGAAAGCACACGATCCAGATGAGACCGGGGAGTACAAGAAGACGGATCAGGGTAAGGACAAGGCCAAAGCGGATACGGCAAAACTTATCGCTCGGCTCGCGGGGTTGCAGGAGCGTCTGTATGCCAATGCCACACGATCCGTGCTCATCGTGTTGCAAGGCATGGATACGAGTGGCAAAGACGGGACGATTCGGAATGTGATGTCCGGCGTGAATCCCCAGGGATGCAAGGTCGTGGCCTTCAAGGTCCCGTCGAAAGACGAACTGGCGCACGATTTTCTCTGGCGAGTCCATCGTGAAGTCCCGCCGAGCGGGCACATCGGTATCTTCAACCGATCCCATTACGAAGATGTGCTCATTACGCGGGTCCATGGGTGGGTGTCGGATGCTATTGTCAAGCGGCGCTTCAATCAGATCAAGGAGTTCGAAGAGCTGCTGCACGAAAACGGCACGGTGATCCTGAAATTCTTTCTCCATATTTCGAAAGCCGAACAGAAGGAGCGACTCGAAGCCCGCATCGCCGATCCGGAAAAGCGCTGGAAATGGAATTCCGGCGACTTGGAGGAGCGGAAGTTGTGGGACGGATACATGCAAGCCTTCGAAGACGTGATCTCGGCGACCAGTACGAAACATGCGCCATGGTACATCGTGCCGGCGAACCGAAAGTGGTATCGCAATCTGGTGGTGGCAGAGCGTGTCGTTGAGGCGCTTGAAGGTTTGAAGCTCACGACGCCACCGGGCCCTGAAGGCGTCGATTTTTCGACACTCAAAATCGTCTAA
- a CDS encoding amino acid permease, producing the protein MPSTSSQPDQSAPLRVGWFTASCVLVSNIIGGGIFTTTGIMARDLGDPLLILLLWVMGALFAVGGAMIYGELGSRLPHAGGDYVYLKEAYGPLLAFLSGWTSFTIGFGAAVAASAISFSSYAMRVVLIPDESGWIAKGLSLALLWSATLIHCRGVGTGGRLQLLLTTTKVVAIGGLILGGLSAVIGQAHALFAEPIVQSPTLGAAAIALVIVTYCYLGWNVAGYIAADIENPQKALPRIMIGGTAFVAVIYLLLNVVYLSALSITELAQEPIVPVAEKVAAALWGPQSGRLVAAILCLSIAGAVSAMTWAGPRVYWAMARDGMISPWLAQVHPRTNVPARAIVFQSLWASLLILSGTFEQLLVYSGLVLSLFMALTLSTIFRLRQTGSTHPQYFRAPLYPLLPITLVCGAATLVISSVLERPLESLYGAATVLSGIPLYYIWRRPHNPQRPSS; encoded by the coding sequence ATGCCATCCACATCGTCGCAACCGGATCAGTCCGCGCCTCTGCGCGTCGGCTGGTTCACCGCCTCCTGCGTGCTCGTCAGCAATATCATCGGGGGCGGTATCTTCACGACGACCGGCATTATGGCGCGCGACCTCGGAGATCCGCTGCTCATTCTCCTGTTGTGGGTCATGGGAGCCCTCTTCGCCGTCGGCGGCGCGATGATCTATGGCGAGCTAGGCTCCCGTCTGCCCCATGCCGGCGGGGACTATGTCTACTTGAAAGAAGCCTACGGACCGCTCTTGGCTTTCCTCAGCGGCTGGACATCGTTCACCATCGGCTTCGGCGCCGCCGTGGCAGCCTCGGCCATCAGCTTCTCCTCCTATGCGATGCGCGTCGTGCTGATACCGGATGAGTCAGGGTGGATCGCAAAGGGCCTCTCACTCGCCCTCCTCTGGAGTGCCACCCTTATCCATTGTCGAGGCGTTGGAACAGGCGGCCGCCTGCAGTTGCTGCTCACGACCACCAAAGTTGTGGCCATTGGAGGACTCATCCTCGGCGGACTGTCGGCCGTGATCGGACAGGCACACGCTCTCTTCGCCGAACCGATTGTGCAGAGTCCGACGCTAGGCGCAGCCGCCATCGCTCTCGTCATCGTGACCTACTGCTACCTCGGCTGGAACGTCGCCGGCTACATTGCCGCCGACATCGAGAATCCCCAAAAGGCCTTGCCAAGAATCATGATCGGGGGAACAGCATTCGTTGCCGTGATTTATCTCTTGCTGAATGTGGTGTACCTGTCAGCCTTGTCCATCACGGAACTGGCACAGGAACCCATTGTGCCGGTGGCGGAGAAAGTCGCTGCGGCCTTGTGGGGACCGCAAAGCGGGCGACTGGTTGCCGCTATCCTCTGCCTCTCTATCGCGGGAGCGGTCAGCGCGATGACCTGGGCCGGCCCCCGTGTCTACTGGGCCATGGCACGCGACGGCATGATCAGCCCCTGGCTCGCCCAGGTGCACCCTCGAACCAATGTGCCGGCCCGCGCGATCGTCTTCCAAAGCCTCTGGGCTTCGCTGCTGATTCTCAGTGGCACGTTCGAACAACTCCTGGTCTATAGCGGCTTGGTCCTTTCTCTGTTCATGGCCCTGACTCTCTCCACGATCTTCCGCCTTCGTCAGACAGGCTCCACCCATCCACAATATTTTCGCGCGCCGCTCTATCCACTCTTGCCGATCACACTCGTCTGCGGAGCGGCTACCCTGGTTATTTCCAGTGTGCTCGAGCGACCGCTAGAATCCCTTTACGGCGCGGCCACCGTCCTGAGCGGCATCCCGCTCTACTACATCTGGCGCAGGCCTCACAATCCTCAAAGACCATCATCCTGA
- a CDS encoding 4a-hydroxytetrahydrobiopterin dehydratase, protein MGLADNKCIPCRGGVPPVPVDRAQALLKELGRGWTLNGSGHLERLYTFKDFAQALAYVNKVSAIAEAEGHHPDLYLAWGKCKVEVWTHKINGLTESDFYLAAKADREFEPFRAAAS, encoded by the coding sequence ATGGGTCTTGCCGACAATAAGTGCATTCCCTGCCGCGGTGGTGTGCCGCCGGTTCCCGTTGATCGTGCGCAGGCTCTGCTGAAAGAATTGGGACGAGGCTGGACGCTGAACGGATCGGGGCATCTTGAACGGCTCTATACATTCAAGGATTTTGCTCAGGCTTTGGCCTATGTGAATAAAGTGAGCGCGATCGCCGAAGCCGAAGGCCATCATCCTGACCTCTACCTGGCTTGGGGGAAGTGCAAGGTGGAGGTCTGGACGCACAAGATCAACGGTTTGACGGAGAGCGATTTCTATCTCGCGGCAAAAGCCGACCGGGAGTTTGAGCCATTCCGAGCTGCCGCATCCTAA
- a CDS encoding RiPP maturation radical SAM C-methyltransferase: protein MSDQAQVALVNMPFSYSKYPSIQLGTLSALLKSKGVPVDCHHLNVRFAHKIGVPLYEMICEKRALFGEWLFSYLLFRDNPKRAEYPRVFKPVFEQVAQESGQSISFFEDMATRTAPQFLTWAMTAIDWGQYKLVGFTSTFDQNVASLTLAKMIKDLYPEVKIIFGGANYDGEMGMEYFRAFPFIDYVVVGEGEEVVPALVRHVLEGTSDAVPNGVIFREHGQIRFTPNPALFADFAKTGPPDYDDYYHLLAELGDAAQGLDRILLYEGSRGCWWGEKHHCTFCGLNAQSMKFRAKAPDQAAREMTALSSRYDTTRFRLVDNIIDMKYVENLFGQFAAAHCDLDVFIETKSNLQKSQIRTLAVGGVKCMQPGLESLSLTQLKAMDKGVTPMQNILCLKWSSYYRVAVSWNILLGFPGETNEDYRRQIDLLPSLFHLQAPEATGKFWLQRFSPYFTRPHEYGVRITGPGMAYEYVYDAARLDLLKIAYDFDYELDHWPVDPHLYQELVGLVEEWQRRARGSDRPFLYYSKSMDYITVYDGRDPQVPTRQRFDWPAAGIIEACNEAAKSRDQILAVLKEAKSDLSLSDEELNDALSILTSRRILYEERGKYFTLAIPENQFL from the coding sequence ATGAGCGATCAGGCGCAGGTGGCGCTCGTCAATATGCCGTTCAGTTATTCGAAGTACCCGTCGATCCAACTGGGCACCCTCTCGGCGCTGCTCAAGTCGAAGGGGGTCCCGGTTGACTGCCACCATTTGAATGTCCGTTTCGCCCACAAGATCGGTGTCCCTCTCTATGAAATGATCTGCGAAAAGCGGGCGCTCTTTGGCGAGTGGCTCTTTTCCTATCTCCTGTTTCGCGACAATCCCAAGCGTGCGGAATACCCCCGGGTCTTTAAGCCGGTCTTCGAGCAAGTGGCTCAGGAGAGCGGGCAGTCGATCTCTTTTTTTGAAGACATGGCGACGAGAACGGCGCCGCAGTTTCTCACCTGGGCGATGACGGCGATCGATTGGGGGCAGTACAAGCTCGTCGGCTTTACCTCGACTTTCGATCAGAATGTCGCGAGCCTGACGTTGGCGAAGATGATCAAGGATCTGTATCCGGAGGTGAAGATCATCTTCGGCGGGGCGAACTACGACGGCGAGATGGGGATGGAGTACTTCAGGGCGTTCCCCTTTATCGACTATGTCGTGGTGGGCGAAGGAGAAGAGGTGGTGCCCGCCCTCGTGCGCCATGTCCTAGAGGGGACGTCTGACGCGGTTCCGAATGGAGTGATCTTCCGGGAGCATGGTCAGATTCGGTTTACACCGAACCCGGCGCTGTTTGCCGATTTTGCGAAGACCGGGCCTCCGGACTACGACGACTATTACCATCTGCTGGCCGAACTCGGTGATGCGGCGCAGGGCCTGGACCGCATTCTCCTCTACGAAGGCTCGCGCGGTTGTTGGTGGGGGGAGAAGCACCATTGCACGTTCTGCGGCCTCAATGCCCAGAGTATGAAGTTCCGGGCGAAAGCGCCGGATCAGGCGGCGCGCGAGATGACGGCGCTCTCCAGCCGGTACGACACGACCCGGTTCAGGCTGGTTGATAACATCATCGACATGAAGTATGTCGAGAATTTGTTCGGCCAGTTTGCCGCGGCGCATTGCGATCTCGATGTGTTCATCGAAACCAAGAGCAATCTTCAGAAGAGTCAGATCCGCACGCTCGCGGTGGGGGGCGTGAAGTGTATGCAGCCGGGCCTGGAAAGTCTCAGCCTGACGCAGCTTAAGGCGATGGACAAAGGCGTGACGCCCATGCAGAACATCCTGTGTCTGAAGTGGAGCAGCTACTACCGTGTCGCGGTGTCCTGGAATATTCTGCTCGGATTCCCTGGTGAGACGAACGAGGATTATCGGCGGCAGATCGATTTGCTTCCCTCGCTCTTCCATTTGCAGGCGCCGGAAGCGACCGGGAAATTCTGGCTACAGCGGTTCAGTCCCTACTTTACGCGTCCGCATGAATATGGTGTGCGGATTACAGGGCCGGGGATGGCCTATGAGTATGTGTATGATGCGGCGCGCCTTGATTTGCTGAAGATCGCCTATGATTTCGATTATGAGCTGGATCACTGGCCGGTGGATCCGCATCTCTATCAGGAACTGGTCGGTCTGGTGGAGGAATGGCAGCGCCGGGCGCGCGGCAGCGACCGACCGTTTTTGTATTACTCCAAGTCTATGGATTACATCACGGTCTACGACGGGCGGGATCCTCAGGTTCCGACCAGGCAGCGGTTCGATTGGCCGGCCGCCGGTATCATCGAGGCCTGCAATGAGGCTGCGAAGAGCAGGGATCAGATTCTCGCGGTATTGAAAGAAGCGAAGAGTGATCTGTCGTTGTCAGATGAAGAACTGAATGATGCCCTGAGTATTCTGACGAGCCGTCGTATTCTCTACGAAGAGCGTGGGAAGTATTTCACTCTGGCGATTCCAGAAAACCAATTTCTCTGA
- a CDS encoding arsenosugar biosynthesis-associated peroxidase-like protein, with the protein MDSYYHSHDLGKFGDMGKGNKELWDKFMSYYSAVFAEGALTEREKSLIALAVAHAVQCPYCIDAYTQASLEKGSNVEEMTEAVHVACAIRGGASLVHGVQMRNVADKLSM; encoded by the coding sequence ATGGACTCATATTATCATTCACACGATCTCGGCAAGTTCGGAGACATGGGCAAGGGCAACAAAGAGCTCTGGGACAAGTTCATGAGCTACTACAGTGCGGTGTTCGCGGAGGGGGCCCTCACGGAGCGGGAGAAATCCTTGATCGCCCTCGCCGTCGCGCATGCCGTGCAATGCCCCTATTGCATCGATGCCTATACGCAGGCATCGCTTGAAAAGGGATCAAATGTTGAGGAAATGACCGAAGCAGTGCACGTCGCCTGCGCGATTAGGGGAGGCGCATCGCTCGTGCATGGTGTCCAGATGCGGAACGTGGCCGACAAATTGTCGATGTAG
- a CDS encoding inositol monophosphatase family protein — MLEPSPTNEPPVTLLLETAIHAARQAGKVLSHYVRDGFRVENKSAIDLVTEADHAAEQCVIDVILASYPDHAFLAEERGRIGQSQSPYVWIIDPLDGTTNFTHGFPTYCVSIGLEHKEQCVLGVVYDPTRDELFSATRGGGARVNGQPLHVSQTAQLDQALLVTGFAYNIRETPNNNLDHFARFALRAQGLRRTGSAALDLCYVAAGRFDGFWEVKLSPWDMAAGVVILREAGGRVTDFCGQSHSLYGQELVASNGHLHDSMISVIRESQDSRPPSLG; from the coding sequence ATGCTTGAACCATCACCCACGAATGAACCACCTGTTACCTTGCTCTTGGAAACAGCCATTCATGCGGCAAGACAAGCAGGCAAGGTCCTCTCGCATTACGTACGAGACGGTTTCCGCGTCGAGAACAAGAGCGCTATCGACCTTGTCACAGAGGCAGATCATGCCGCTGAGCAATGCGTCATCGATGTGATCCTGGCCAGCTATCCCGATCACGCCTTCCTCGCGGAAGAGCGGGGACGCATTGGACAGAGTCAGTCACCCTACGTCTGGATTATCGATCCCCTCGACGGCACCACAAACTTTACACATGGCTTTCCTACATATTGCGTATCGATTGGCCTTGAACACAAGGAGCAGTGTGTACTTGGTGTGGTGTACGATCCCACTCGTGATGAACTCTTTAGCGCTACGCGTGGCGGCGGAGCACGGGTCAATGGTCAGCCGCTCCACGTCTCTCAAACAGCACAGTTAGACCAAGCCCTCCTGGTAACCGGCTTTGCTTACAATATTCGAGAAACTCCGAATAATAACCTCGATCACTTTGCTCGATTTGCACTTCGGGCCCAAGGACTCCGCCGCACAGGATCAGCAGCCCTTGATCTGTGCTATGTCGCGGCAGGACGATTCGACGGATTTTGGGAAGTGAAACTCAGCCCGTGGGATATGGCAGCAGGTGTAGTAATCCTTCGCGAGGCTGGAGGAAGAGTGACGGACTTTTGTGGCCAATCCCACTCCCTCTACGGACAGGAGTTGGTTGCAAGCAATGGCCACCTCCACGATTCTATGATCTCAGTGATTCGGGAATCCCAAGACAGCAGACCACCATCTCTCGGATGA
- a CDS encoding winged helix-turn-helix domain-containing protein, whose protein sequence is MEELTDILVGLEQRIHAYKNRFQELEKKKRRLDDEIATIKKYLELAETLYRVEADKAKLASLSSQIITDDNKGVRTLPVMDVTDQSREILLGRSKYVGKSVPEATYEILRESNRAMHAKELLQRLAEGGLQIKGKTPLTSVATSLKRDKRFRKVGPNTFEALEDVLVQAV, encoded by the coding sequence GTGGAAGAACTAACAGATATTCTTGTAGGTCTTGAGCAGCGCATCCATGCCTACAAGAATAGGTTCCAGGAACTTGAGAAAAAGAAACGTCGACTCGATGACGAGATTGCGACGATCAAGAAGTACCTCGAACTTGCCGAGACGCTCTACCGAGTAGAAGCCGATAAAGCGAAGCTTGCCAGTCTCTCCAGTCAGATTATTACCGATGACAACAAGGGTGTGCGGACTCTTCCGGTCATGGACGTGACGGATCAGTCGCGCGAAATTCTCTTAGGTCGCAGCAAGTACGTCGGAAAGAGTGTTCCTGAAGCGACGTATGAGATCTTGCGCGAGTCCAACCGTGCCATGCATGCGAAGGAATTGCTGCAACGGCTTGCTGAAGGTGGACTGCAGATCAAAGGGAAAACGCCGTTGACCTCTGTGGCGACTTCACTGAAGCGGGATAAACGATTTAGGAAAGTCGGCCCGAATACGTTTGAGGCGCTCGAGGATGTGTTGGTTCAAGCAGTGTAG
- a CDS encoding IS5 family transposase yields the protein MHQQTFAEVSFEQYRKPTRREQFLNEMHRVVPWAELVTVIEPVYPKADGPGRPPVGIERMLRLHCLQQWFNLSDPAVEEALYDSRAMRQFVGIDLGREPVPDETTICKFRHLLETHRLGQQLFARIGEYLTTQGLQVSRGTIVDATIISAPSSTKNRTKERDPEMHQTKKGNQWYFGLKAHIGVDSQTKLIHSVAATAANVHDSQVLPELLHGQETRVWGDSAYSGQRDVIRQHAPKAKSFIQAKAQRHRPLSEEERTRNRTKSKVRAKVEHVFLVIKRIFGWAKVRYRGLAKNTHWLHISCGLANLYVARRRLVAGT from the coding sequence ATGCACCAACAGACCTTTGCAGAAGTCTCATTCGAACAGTATCGCAAGCCCACTCGCCGCGAGCAGTTTCTCAACGAGATGCATCGCGTGGTGCCGTGGGCGGAATTGGTGACGGTCATCGAGCCGGTGTATCCCAAAGCCGACGGGCCGGGGCGTCCACCGGTCGGGATCGAACGGATGCTGCGCCTCCATTGCCTGCAACAGTGGTTCAACCTGTCGGACCCAGCCGTGGAAGAGGCGCTGTACGACTCACGTGCCATGCGGCAGTTCGTGGGGATTGATCTGGGCCGCGAGCCCGTGCCCGATGAGACCACGATCTGCAAGTTTCGACATCTGTTGGAAACTCACCGGTTGGGCCAGCAACTTTTTGCACGAATCGGGGAGTATCTGACGACGCAGGGGCTGCAGGTGAGCCGAGGCACCATCGTGGACGCGACCATCATCAGTGCGCCCAGTTCGACGAAGAACCGGACAAAGGAGCGGGATCCCGAGATGCATCAGACGAAGAAGGGCAACCAGTGGTACTTTGGCCTGAAGGCGCATATTGGTGTGGATAGCCAGACCAAGCTGATTCATTCGGTCGCGGCCACGGCGGCGAATGTGCATGACAGCCAAGTGTTACCGGAGTTGCTACATGGTCAAGAGACGCGGGTGTGGGGCGACTCGGCTTATAGTGGGCAACGTGACGTGATCCGGCAACACGCCCCCAAGGCCAAGAGTTTCATCCAGGCGAAAGCGCAGCGGCATCGGCCACTGAGTGAGGAGGAGCGAACCCGGAATCGTACGAAGTCGAAGGTCCGGGCGAAGGTTGAACATGTGTTCTTAGTGATCAAGCGAATCTTCGGCTGGGCCAAAGTCCGCTACCGCGGGTTGGCGAAGAATACCCACTGGCTGCATATCAGCTGCGGGTTGGCAAATCTGTACGTCGCGCGGCGGCGGCTCGTGGCGGGAACGTAG
- the lpxC gene encoding UDP-3-O-acyl-N-acetylglucosamine deacetylase, producing MTDRHLNLEALVRNQQTLAAPITCSGIGLHSGQPVTITLRPAPVNTGVVFVNRNGKSGASLPASIEHLVPTELCTAINGNGFQVKTIEHVLAALSGLGVDNVYIDVTAGEIPVMDGSAAPFVRLIHSVGLTSQSRRQPYLKIMAPIEVCDGQKRVRIEPSSTPKITYTIHYNHPMIKTQIYTHDCSADTFEHDIAEARTFGFLHEVQALWARGLGQGGSLENTVVLSENGIMNESGLRFSNEFVRHKVLDLIGDFSLLGMPFIGHLIAERSGHALHTRLVEQILEQPEKWILLNTESTSAESRKSLSISRSQPAVALQAS from the coding sequence ATGACAGACCGTCATTTGAATTTGGAGGCTCTCGTGAGGAATCAGCAAACCCTAGCCGCTCCGATTACCTGCTCTGGCATTGGGCTTCACTCAGGCCAGCCCGTAACTATTACCCTTAGACCAGCACCTGTAAATACGGGCGTCGTCTTCGTGAACCGGAATGGAAAGTCAGGAGCCTCACTCCCTGCATCTATCGAGCATTTGGTGCCAACCGAACTATGCACTGCGATCAACGGCAATGGATTTCAGGTCAAGACGATTGAGCATGTGCTGGCCGCCCTCTCAGGACTGGGAGTTGATAATGTATACATCGACGTCACGGCCGGAGAAATCCCTGTCATGGACGGCAGTGCCGCACCGTTTGTTCGCTTGATCCATTCCGTCGGCCTGACATCACAATCTCGCCGCCAGCCCTACTTGAAAATCATGGCCCCGATCGAAGTGTGCGACGGCCAAAAGCGCGTGCGCATCGAGCCGTCCTCGACGCCAAAAATTACGTATACCATTCACTACAATCATCCGATGATCAAGACGCAGATCTATACGCACGACTGTTCCGCGGATACCTTTGAGCACGATATTGCAGAAGCCCGCACATTCGGATTCTTGCACGAAGTACAGGCCCTCTGGGCACGCGGCCTCGGACAAGGCGGAAGCCTCGAGAATACCGTGGTACTCTCAGAGAACGGCATCATGAATGAATCCGGCCTTCGCTTCTCAAACGAATTCGTCCGCCACAAGGTCCTGGATCTGATTGGGGACTTTTCACTTCTTGGCATGCCTTTCATCGGCCACCTCATTGCCGAACGGTCGGGGCATGCGCTCCACACTCGTCTTGTCGAGCAAATCTTGGAACAGCCTGAAAAATGGATTCTACTCAACACAGAGTCCACTTCCGCTGAGTCCAGGAAGTCGCTTTCGATCAGCAGGTCACAACCAGCCGTAGCACTTCAGGCCTCATAA